Within the Micromonospora citrea genome, the region CTGCGGGGCGAAGCCCGGTCGGCAGGGAGGTGGGCCGGGTCAGGCTGCGGCGACCGGGGAGCGAGGAGCGGCGGGGTGCGGGCCCAGGGCCCGGCCCAGGCGCGCGGCGAGCAGCGCGGCCGCCGCGATGAACCCCGGCAGCAGCAGGAACGCCAGGTGCGGCCCCACCCCGTCGGCCACCCAGCCGAGCGCGACCGGCGCGATGCCGAAGCCCACGCCCATCGAGTACGACGCCCAGCCGGCCGCCCGGTCCGCGGCCGGCCCGGCGACGGCGAGCGCGATCGAGATGGCCAGCGGGTAGTGCAGGGCGTTGCCGAGGCCGAGCACCACGAGGCCGGTGACGGCGAGCCAGCCGACCGGGGCGACCCAGAACAGCGCGAAGCCGAGCAGCGACACGCCCAGCGCGGCCAGCAGCAGGGGCACCGGCCGGTACCGCAGGGCGAACCTGCCGCCGGCGAGCCGACCGACGAACATGCCGCAGACGATCGCGGCCACCGCGGCCGACGCCGCGCCGGCCGCCATGCCGGCGTGCGTGCGCAGCACGTCGGCGGTCCAGAGGGACAGGCACACCTCGATCGACCCGGTGACCGCCATGAGCACCCAGGCGATCCAGTACGCCGACGGGAGCCGCCGGCCGGCCCCGGCGGCAGCCGGCCGGGGCACGTCGGCGACGGGAACCGGCCGGGGCGCTTCGGCGGGGGTGCCGGCGTCGACCGGGTCGGCGGCCGGGGAGCCACCGGGAGCCGCGGCAGCGGGGGCGGCCTGCGGCAGGCGTACGCGAAAGGTCAGGGCGGCCAGCGCGACCAGCGTGATCAGGCCGACCTCGACGGCCATCGCCGGCCGCCAGCCCCACCCGGCGTCGACGCTGGCGCCGATGACCAGCGGGGCGAGGATGCCCATGCCGGCGCAGGCGGCGTTCGCCTCGGTCAGCGCGGCCGGCGCGGCGGTGCCGTGCCGGGCGGTGAGCACGACGGACACACCGCTGATCACCATCATGCCGAAGGCGGCGATCACCGCGACGGCGGTGATCGTGGCGGGCAGGGCCCGCAGGGCGCCGAGGGCGGCGACGCCGACCGCCACGCCGGCCAGCCCGACCCAGATGGCCCGGCCCCGGCCCACCCGGCGGGCGAGCGGCGCGAAGAGCGCCCCGCCGGCCAGCGCGCCGACGGCGATGCCGGTGCTGTGCAGGCCGGCGACGGCGGCGGAGGTGCCCTGCTCGTCGCGGAGCAGCGGCACGACCGGCCCGAATCCGTAGAGGAAGAAGCCCCACAACCCCAGCTGTGCGTAGGTCAGCCAGGTGGTCCGGTCACGGGTGAGGCGGGGCATCGGCCTCACGCTACAAGCGTGC harbors:
- a CDS encoding MFS transporter — translated: MPRLTRDRTTWLTYAQLGLWGFFLYGFGPVVPLLRDEQGTSAAVAGLHSTGIAVGALAGGALFAPLARRVGRGRAIWVGLAGVAVGVAALGALRALPATITAVAVIAAFGMMVISGVSVVLTARHGTAAPAALTEANAACAGMGILAPLVIGASVDAGWGWRPAMAVEVGLITLVALAALTFRVRLPQAAPAAAAPGGSPAADPVDAGTPAEAPRPVPVADVPRPAAAGAGRRLPSAYWIAWVLMAVTGSIEVCLSLWTADVLRTHAGMAAGAASAAVAAIVCGMFVGRLAGGRFALRYRPVPLLLAALGVSLLGFALFWVAPVGWLAVTGLVVLGLGNALHYPLAISIALAVAGPAADRAAGWASYSMGVGFGIAPVALGWVADGVGPHLAFLLLPGFIAAAALLAARLGRALGPHPAAPRSPVAAA